The sequence AGCCTGACGCAAAATTGTGCCGTAGAGGCTGGCTTCTGAGAGGTCGGCTCCCTGAAGTTGGGCTGAGCACAGGGCGGCATCGCGCAGCTCGGCTTGGGTAAGAGAGGCGCTGGTCAGGTCGGCTTGAACTAGACTGACGTGGAGCATTTGGGCTTGGGATAGGTCGGCCTGGGTAAGGATGGCCTGGGACAGGTCGGCTCCCTGGAGGTTGGCCCCTTGGAGGGTGGCTTGGGTCAAGTTAGCTTGGTGAAGTACCGCATTGATGAGTTGGGTGCGGGTAAGGTTGGCCCCAGCCATGTTGGCCTCACGAAAGTTTTTGCGGCTGTGGTCTTGACCACTGAGGTCGGCGGCGACTAGGTCGCACTGCTGACAGGGCTGATCGGACGTCGGCAGGGCCGATCGCACGGTGGCTCCGGATTCTGTGGCTATGGCCTCGCCTGATTGATACTGACTGAGCTGCTCACGAGCGACTCGCAGGGCCGCAGGCATGACGGCAGTTAGCAGGACTAGCAGACTCACAACAATATTCCACCGCATAAGTTGTATCCCGTTGCTGATC is a genomic window of Nodosilinea sp. E11 containing:
- a CDS encoding pentapeptide repeat-containing protein yields the protein MSLLVLLTAVMPAALRVAREQLSQYQSGEAIATESGATVRSALPTSDQPCQQCDLVAADLSGQDHSRKNFREANMAGANLTRTQLINAVLHQANLTQATLQGANLQGADLSQAILTQADLSQAQMLHVSLVQADLTSASLTQAELRDAALCSAQLQGADLSEASLYGTILRQADLSNTDLRGADLRYADLYEANLTNANLTGARLEFATMPDGSTYNQGYIQPINPSQGCDPTAAANIADQPRPQSPRQQP